The following proteins are encoded in a genomic region of Neomicrococcus aestuarii:
- a CDS encoding Sir2 family NAD-dependent protein deacetylase translates to MSAFSNPNDPFLGSGHQAALRSIARVVHETTTAHDPSWALEGIVEMLERKRVLVLTGAGVSTDSGIPDYRGPNGSLKRHRPMTYQEFMNDPAARHRYWARSFVGWRHVAKAQPNFVHYAIAALEERGFVSGVVTQNVDGLHLDTGTKTLIPLHGDLSMVECLNCGAVEDRVAFDERLESANPGYLERINLDPLAVNPDGDVALSDEHVAAFHMISCLVCGSTELKPNVVYFGESVPKARKQQVKELEEQSTALLVVGSSLAVMSGYKFVLDAEKAERKIGIINGGPGRGDVKATYLWRTQVAPAMQQVLDALSIKLPTS, encoded by the coding sequence ATGTCCGCCTTTAGTAACCCCAACGATCCATTCTTGGGTTCCGGCCATCAAGCCGCATTACGCTCAATCGCTCGAGTAGTTCACGAGACCACCACAGCACACGATCCATCGTGGGCCTTGGAGGGAATTGTTGAAATGCTCGAGCGAAAGCGCGTTTTGGTGCTAACTGGTGCCGGCGTTTCCACCGACTCTGGAATTCCTGACTATCGCGGACCCAACGGTTCGCTCAAACGTCACCGTCCTATGACGTACCAAGAGTTCATGAATGATCCCGCTGCCCGTCACAGGTACTGGGCGCGATCCTTTGTGGGCTGGCGGCATGTGGCTAAAGCCCAACCGAACTTCGTTCACTACGCCATCGCTGCCCTTGAAGAGCGCGGCTTCGTGAGCGGCGTCGTAACTCAGAACGTGGACGGCCTGCACCTCGATACCGGAACAAAAACTCTCATTCCGCTGCACGGCGATCTCTCCATGGTGGAGTGCCTGAACTGTGGCGCCGTCGAGGACCGCGTAGCCTTCGATGAACGACTCGAAAGCGCCAACCCGGGATACCTCGAACGCATCAATCTGGATCCGTTGGCGGTTAATCCTGACGGCGACGTGGCTCTCTCTGATGAGCACGTTGCTGCGTTCCACATGATCTCTTGCTTGGTGTGTGGCTCTACGGAGCTCAAACCCAACGTGGTCTACTTTGGCGAATCCGTTCCCAAAGCCCGCAAGCAGCAAGTCAAAGAACTCGAAGAGCAAAGCACCGCGCTCTTGGTGGTGGGTTCATCCTTGGCCGTGATGAGCGGCTACAAATTTGTGCTGGATGCTGAGAAGGCTGAGCGGAAGATCGGCATCATCAACGGCGGCCCTGGCCGCGGCGACGTCAAAGCCACCTACCTCTGGCGAACCCAGGTAGCCCCCGCGATGCAACAGGTCCTGGACGCCCTCTCCATCAAGCTCCCGACGAGCTAG
- the purM gene encoding phosphoribosylformylglycinamidine cyclo-ligase — translation MTSEVPQGITYASAGVDVEAGDRAVELMKGAIKATHNSSVIGGVGGFAGLYDASALLKYRRPLLVTSTDGVGTKVAIAQALDKHDTIGFDLVGMVVDDIVVVGAEPLFMTDYIACGKVVPERIAAIVSGIAAACQEAGTALVGGETAEHPGLLGEHEYDVAGAATGLVEADQVLGPDRVRPGDVVIAMASSGIHSNGYSLVRRVINHAGWALDREVSELGRTLGEELLEPTKVYAGDCLDLIRHLNGAQPSPDPALAPLHGLSHITGGGLAANLARVLPAGLVANVDRSTWALPPVFSLISQLGAVPLHDLERTLNLGVGMVAIVDPVAADATIARLAARGVTAWVMGSVETLDATKAASFEHLHPLDVVQGAKGVDGGTVVMQSAYALA, via the coding sequence ATGACGTCAGAGGTACCACAGGGCATCACGTACGCCTCCGCCGGAGTTGACGTAGAAGCCGGCGATCGCGCCGTTGAACTCATGAAGGGCGCCATCAAGGCCACCCACAATTCCTCCGTCATTGGCGGAGTGGGCGGCTTCGCTGGCCTCTATGACGCTTCCGCGCTCTTGAAGTACCGTCGTCCGCTCTTGGTTACCTCCACTGATGGTGTGGGCACCAAGGTGGCGATTGCTCAGGCTTTGGACAAGCACGACACGATTGGCTTTGACCTCGTGGGAATGGTCGTCGATGACATCGTTGTGGTGGGTGCTGAGCCGCTCTTCATGACCGACTACATCGCTTGCGGCAAGGTTGTTCCCGAGCGCATCGCGGCTATCGTCAGCGGCATCGCAGCAGCTTGCCAAGAAGCCGGTACGGCTCTGGTGGGTGGCGAGACCGCTGAGCACCCTGGATTGTTGGGCGAGCACGAGTACGACGTCGCTGGCGCGGCTACCGGCCTCGTTGAAGCTGATCAGGTCCTTGGCCCGGACCGTGTCCGTCCAGGTGACGTAGTCATCGCCATGGCGTCTAGCGGTATCCACTCCAACGGTTACTCCCTGGTCCGTCGCGTCATCAACCACGCTGGTTGGGCGCTCGACCGTGAAGTCAGCGAACTCGGCCGTACCCTCGGCGAAGAGTTGCTTGAACCTACCAAGGTTTATGCAGGCGACTGCCTTGATCTGATCCGCCACCTCAACGGCGCGCAGCCTTCGCCGGATCCGGCATTGGCACCACTGCACGGTTTGAGCCACATCACCGGTGGCGGCCTTGCCGCTAACTTGGCACGTGTGCTTCCTGCCGGTTTGGTAGCCAACGTGGATCGCTCCACGTGGGCGTTGCCGCCTGTCTTCTCTTTGATCTCTCAGCTCGGCGCTGTGCCACTGCACGACCTCGAGCGCACGCTCAACTTGGGCGTGGGCATGGTTGCCATCGTTGACCCTGTAGCAGCTGACGCCACCATCGCGCGTTTGGCGGCCCGCGGCGTGACCGCGTGGGTCATGGGCTCCGTAGAGACCCTCGACGCCACGAAGGCTGCGTCCTTCGAGCACCTGCACCCACTTGACGTGGTCCAGGGCGCCAAGGGCGTAGACGGCGGCACCGTGGTCATGCAGAGCGCTTACGCTCTCGCATAA
- a CDS encoding DUF3073 domain-containing protein, producing the protein MGRGRQKAKATRQARDIKYYSPATDLTALERELGGARTTSNRNVTPVAKDDYDEDDYSTYEDKYANYDDEDDTRRIG; encoded by the coding sequence ATGGGGCGCGGCCGTCAGAAGGCGAAAGCTACGCGTCAAGCCCGGGACATTAAGTACTACTCCCCGGCTACTGACCTGACTGCACTGGAGCGTGAACTTGGGGGAGCTCGCACCACGAGCAACCGCAATGTCACTCCTGTCGCAAAAGACGATTACGACGAGGATGACTACTCGACGTATGAGGACAAATACGCCAACTATGACGACGAGGATGACACCCGTCGAATTGGCTGA
- a CDS encoding septum formation family protein, with the protein MNNESPEPQQTPANGKPELSNEIFDIANQPHEVEPETSDTPPSSGWTGKRIVALVAALVVVALIAIGIFNVWNNSANTTAEEPTVSRSATPGIDGIIAKNVPANQLRLGDCVRGFTGPLDKATVVTCTTDHNAQLIGLPKLENQPEEYPGSENVSASGLDACKAITLNVASLGTADWRYEYSRPSKDSWADGDREIVCFLKSEGSTTKTSLLPLNSSAAASVTGAASSSSAKKSGTSSSKASSSKASSSAKD; encoded by the coding sequence GTGAACAACGAATCTCCCGAACCACAGCAAACTCCTGCCAACGGTAAGCCAGAACTCAGCAACGAGATCTTCGATATCGCCAATCAACCCCATGAGGTAGAGCCCGAAACTTCGGACACTCCGCCAAGCAGCGGGTGGACTGGCAAGCGAATCGTTGCCCTTGTGGCAGCACTCGTGGTGGTCGCGCTCATTGCGATCGGCATCTTCAACGTCTGGAACAATTCAGCAAATACGACGGCGGAAGAGCCCACCGTCTCCCGCAGCGCCACCCCCGGAATTGATGGCATCATCGCCAAGAACGTTCCCGCCAATCAGCTCCGGCTGGGAGATTGTGTCCGCGGATTCACCGGACCCCTCGACAAAGCCACCGTGGTCACGTGCACCACGGACCACAACGCGCAGTTGATCGGCCTTCCGAAGCTTGAGAACCAGCCGGAAGAGTACCCCGGCAGTGAAAACGTCAGCGCCTCCGGACTCGATGCGTGCAAGGCCATCACCCTGAACGTCGCCTCACTAGGAACCGCCGACTGGCGCTACGAGTACAGCCGCCCTTCGAAAGACTCCTGGGCTGACGGCGACCGTGAGATCGTCTGCTTCTTGAAGTCCGAGGGATCAACCACCAAGACCTCTCTCTTGCCCCTCAACTCGTCCGCAGCTGCCAGCGTAACCGGGGCTGCGTCGTCGTCCTCTGCGAAGAAATCCGGAACGTCCAGCAGCAAAGCAAGTAGTAGTAAAGCAAGCAGCAGCGCGAAGGATTAA